The Tautonia plasticadhaerens nucleotide sequence GTTGCTGCTCAACGGGGACTGGCTCCGGGGCCAGGCCGAGGCGTTGGCCGGGGCGATCGAGGCCGAGGAAGGCCGGGACGAATCCCGGAGGATCGCGCGGGCCTATCTCCGGGTCCTGAACCGCACCCCCAGCCGGGCGGAATCGGCACGGGCCTCGGCATTCCTGGCCGAGCAGGCCGACGCCTACCGGGATGCCCCCCCCTGCTCCGACGGCGAGCCGGCCGCCGAGGAAGACATTCCGGATCCGTCTCACCTCGCCCTGACGGACCTCTGCCACGTCCTGCTCAACTCCCCCGAGTTCCACTACCTCGACTGAACCGATTCGGGCCCGACCACCCCCCTCGCCCGCCCCGCCGGAGGATCGCTCGCATGGCCGCCGACGCCCCCTGGAACGTGCCTAGCCGACGCGACTGGTTCCGCCAGATGGGCCGGGGGCTCAACGCCTCGGCCCTGGCCTACCTGCTCGCCGGCGACCTCGGATCTCGGGCCGCCTCCGGTCGTGCCTCCGACGGCGGCGGGCCGATCCACGACCTGTCGCCGAAGACGCCGCACCTGGAGCCCCGGGCGAAGTCGGTCATCCAGCTGTTCATGCCGGGGGGCCCCTCGTCGATCGACCTGTTCGACCCGAAGCCCCTGGTGAAGGCCTACGAGGGGAAGCCGTACCCGGGCGTGGTCGACACGCTGGTGCCGGCCAACGCGGGCAACCTGATGCCCAGCCCGTTCAAATTCACCAGGCACGGGGAGTCGGGGATCGAGGTCAGCGAGCTGATGCCGCTCCTGGCCGGGTGCGTCGACCTGATGACCTTCATCCGGTCGATGAAGACGGAGCACCTGAACCACGAGCCGGCGATCTGGATGTTCAACTCGGGGATGATCATCCCCGGCCGGCCGAGCATGGGGTCCTGGGTCGTCTACGGGCTGGGGACGGAGAACCGGGACCTGCCCGCGTATGTCGCGCTGGACGACCCGAAGGGGATGCCGCTGGACGGCATCCGCAACTGGGCGGCCGGCTGGCTGCCGCCGATCTACCAGGGGACCCGGATCCGCTCCGAAGGGGCCCCGCTGCCGAACCTCTCCCCGGCCTTCGACGGCCCCGAGGCCGCCCAGCGGGGCCGGCTCCGCCTGCTGGCCGAGATGGCGGAGGAGCATCGACTGGGCCGCCCCGGGGAGGCCGAGCTGGACGCCCGGATCAGCAGCTACGAGCTGGCGGCCCGGATGCAGCTGTCGGCCACATCGGCATTGGACCTCGACGGCGAGCCGGAGGAGACGAGGAGGCTCTACGGCCTCGACGACGAGCGGACCGCCTCCTTCGGCCGCCGCTGCCTGATGGCCCGGAGGCTGGTCGAGCGGGGCGTCCGGTTCGTGCAGCTGTTCACCGAGGGGGTGATCTGGGACCACCACGGCCGGATCTTCGACGGCCTCCGGGACGCCTGCGCCGGGATCGACCGCCCGATCGCCGGGCTGATGATCGACCTGCAACGCCGGGGCCTGCTGGACGACACGCTCGTGCTCTGGGGGGGCGAGTTCGGCCGCCTGCCGATCTCCGAGAACGGCGACGGACGGGACCACAACCCGCTGGGGTTCACCCTCTGGATGGCCGGGGGCGGGCTGAAGCCCGGCCACGTCCACGGCGCGACCGACGAATTCGGCTACAAGGCCGTCGAGGGGGAGGTCACGGTGCCCGACCTGCACGCGACGATCCTCCGCCTGCTCGGCCTCGACCATGCCCGTCTCACCTACCCCGTCCACGGCCTGGACGAGAGCCTGATCAGCACCCTGTACCAGGCGAGGGTGGTCGAGGAGATCCTCGCCTGATCCGGGGACATGCCCCCAGACAGATTGGGCCGAGGGCCGGCGATGGCGTACCGGAAGGATGAAGAAAAAGGCGGGGACGAGTCGATAGGATCAGGGAAAACCGGCAGGAATTCGGTTCGATCGATCGTCCGCAAGGAGGCGACGGCGATGGGGAGATCGCGAGATTCGAGGCGGGCTCGCGGTCCGCGCCGCACGATGCTGCCGGGCGTCGAGCCGCTGGACGGCAGGGTGCTGCTGTCGGGGGCGACGGTGGCGGTGGGCAAGCTCGGCCCGTTCATCGAGCCGGGGGCGATCCGGCCGAGGCTCCGGCAGGCGCCGACGGTGGTGAACGCCTCGCCGGCCCTGAATCAGTACCTGATCGCCCTGCTCGGCCCCGAGGAGATGGAGCAGGTGAGGGCCCAGGCGGCGGCCCGGGGGGTCGGCTTCCGGCCCTCGCTGTACCAGAGGGTTCTCTCCCAGCCCCCGGTCGGCAGCATCCTCGGCTCGCTAGACACCTACACGCTGCTGAACTCCCCCGCCACCCAGGCCCTGGTCGGCTTCAACACGGTCGCCCCGGACTCCGAGGCGACGGTGCGCTACACCGTGCCGGCCGAGAACATCATCGGCATCGAGACGGGTGCGACCACGGTCCAGATCCCCCCCGACGGGAACCAGGCGGGCTTCATCGCCACGGTCCCGAACCAGGGGGTCCGCGAGTTGCCCGAGGGGAGTTTCGTGGTCGACGTGCCGATCGACCAGATCCCGGCCGACGCCCCCGCGCCGCCCCCGGACACGGTGGGCACCGGGGCGCTCTCGCCGATCTACCGGGGCACCGGGCCGCTGCTCACCCAGGCCCTGCTGACGGGCCTGCACCAGCGGGGGCCGAACGCGCCGGTCGTGGTGCGGGGGCTGCGGACCTCCCGGCTGCTGGGAGATCCCCGGGTGGTGCCACACGGGTTGCAGGCGAACTACCTGCGGCTGATGCGGGTGGCCGTCGAGCGGGACGCGTTCGACCCGACCCAGGCGCAATCCCAGCAGATCGCCGACGGCATCCAGCAGTTCTTCGCCGAGGTCGGCGACCTCGACGCGGCCGGTGCGTTCTCCCCGTCCGTCCCGCTGCCCACCTCGCCGAACCCGCTCGCAGGGGCGAGGCTGGGCGGCACGCTCCAGGTGACCAACGGGGCGACCCGGGACCTCGTCAACGTGGCGCCGGGCCAGTCCGGGCTCCAGCTCTTCGGCCTGAACTTCCCGGGCCGAATCGACTCCGGCTACGTGATCGCCGCCAACGGCGATTACGGGCTGGTCCTCTCGGCCAGGGGCCCCTTGCAGGCCGCCCCCGCCGGGTTCGACACCGACGTGGTCGGCGGCGACGTCCGGGTGGAGCTGAGCAACGCCACCCGCCTGACCGACCTGAACGGCCTCCGGGTCGAGGAAGGGACCTACGTCGGTTCCGTCGTCTCGGGAGAGGTCACCACGTCCCGGGCGGGCGACCTCGCCACCCTCGGGGCCTCGGCCGGATTCGGCACCGGACTGGCATTCGGCACTGGGGTCTCGTACACGAAGGTCATCCCGCTGGGGAACCTGAATGCGTTGATCCCGCAGTTCCCGCCGTCGTGATCGCCCGCTGTTGTGATCCCGTTCGCTCATCTGGCCCCCCTCTTCCCGCGGACGGGAAGAGGGGGGTTGGCATTTGTCGGGGTTGTGGGACTCGCCCGATCCCCCTCACCCGGGCTTTGCCCACCCTCTCCCCCGCGGACGGGTGCGAGGGTCGGAGGGTGTTCAGCCTCGGCCGGATCGGAGGCGGGCCTCCCGGAGGCGATCGGCCCACGTCGAGGAGGTCCCGAGGCCGGGGAACTCGAAGCGGGGCCTCGGGGTGAACGTCGGTCGGGGGGATCGGAGGGTGGCGGAGAAGGTGCCGCCGGGGATGCCGTCGTCGTTGCCGTCGAGCAGGATGCCGCGCTCGTCGGCCACGCCGACCCCGGCGCCGGGCACGTCGGTCACCTGGTTGACCAGGACGAGGACCGGAGTCCCCGGCCGGATGGGGCGGAGGGTGGTCAGGGTGACCGTCCGGGTGGCCGGGTCGTACTGGGGAGGGGCGAGTGGGATGAGCAGGTCTCTCCTCGTGCCGATCCGGCGATTGTGCCCGGGGACCTGGACGCTGTAGCCGTAGTTCCTCAGGTCCTCGGCCCGAGAGGCGATCATGTCCCGGTTGAAGCCGAGGACGATCCGGAGGAACCCCCGGCGGTCGGCGGCGGCCGAGATCGAGGTGACCTGGGGGACGTCGAGGTTGGTGATCGTGAGGGTCGCCATCGAGGGCTCGCCGAGGCCCGCCCCCCCCGTCGGCTGGCCGATCGCCAGGCCGACCGACGTCGTGACCGACGAGGCGCCGTTGAAGAGGACCGGCACGGTGAAGGTCCGGACCGTCTCGCCGGGCCCGAAGGTGATCGTGCCGGAGACGGGGACGTAGTCGACGCCCGGCACGGCCGATCCGCCGGTGGTGGCGTAGGGGACCGTGACCGTGCCGCCCCCGGCGCTCCGGGAGACGGCGATCGTCGCCTCGCCGGCCGTCTCGTCGACCACGTAGGATTCCATGCCGAAGAAGACGTTGCCCGGCTGGTCGTCGTCGACGAGTCGGAGCGTCGCATTCGAAGGGATCCCGAGCGTCGCCGCCCCGGCCGGGGAGGAGAGGAGCAGGCCGACGGTCTCCTCGGCCTCCCCCAGTTCGTCGTCGAGGAGCGGCACGGTGAAGGTCTGCTGGTCGACGCCAATGTCGAAGGTCAGGGTGCCGGACACGGGCTCGTAGTCGACGTCGGGCGTGGCGGTGCCGCCGCCGGTGGCGTAGTCGACGGAAGCCTGGCCGCCGCTGCCGCCGAGTCGGGTGACGACGACGAGCGCCGCGCCGCTCGACTCTTGGACGACGAAGACGCTCATCGAGAACTGGACCGTGCCCAGCTGCTCGGCCACGCCGACGGAGAACTCGGAGGTGTTGCCGACGGGGTCGGTCGCCGTGGCGGTGACGAATTCTCCCGGCTGGACGGCGCCGGCCACGTCGGCCGAGTAGGACACGAAGCCGGCGGCGTCGGTGGTGACGGTCGTCTCGCCGAGGTAACGCTCCCCCTCGCCCCGGCCGCTGGGGTCAGGCGTGGCGTTGGCGAAGAACTGGATGCGGAAGGTGGTCAGCGGGACGCTCATCAGGGTCCCCTGGATGTTCGTGAAGCCGACCGAGCTACGGACCAGGGTGATCGTCGGGGCCGGGCGGAGGAAGTTCGGGCCGGGGCCGGGGCCGCCGGTGGGCACGAGATGGATGCCGAGGCCGGCGTTCTCGAAGATGCTGTTAGTGAGGATCGTGTTGCCGATGCTGTCATCCTCGATCCGGACGCCGTCTCGTCGGCTGAAGGCAATGACGTTGCCCTGCTCGGGCTGGGGACCGCCGACGAGGTTGTCCGAGGCGCCGAGGCGGATGAGGACGCCGTCGATCTCGCTGCTGAAGGGCAGGTCGCCGGTGATGTCGGTGCCGATGATGTTGTTCTGGAGGACGTTGCCCGTCGCCTCGGCCCCGGCGATCTCCACGCCCCAGTGGTTCGAGGAGATGAGGTTGCGGTTCGAGTCCCCCGGGGCGCCGAGGGTGTTTCGGGGGGAGTTGACGATCAGGACGCCCTGGAGCGAGTTGTTCAGCTCCAGCGTGCCGCTCGTGTCGGTGCCGATGAAGTTGCCGGTCGCCACGGTCCCCGAGGAGGAGGGGCCGACGATCGCCAGGCCGACGTTGTTGCCGGAGAGGATCTGGGATCCGTCGCCGTCTCCGGTCACCCTGTTGCCGGAAGACGACTCGATGAGGACGCCTTCCAGGGCGTTGCCGAGGTCTCCCACGCCGTCGGCGTCGCTGCCGATGAAGTTGTCGGAGACGACGTTGCCGCCGGAGGTCTCGCCGGTGATGATCACGCCCCGGAGGTTGCCGGAGATGACGTTGCCGCCGCCGACGGTGTTGCCGGTGGCCGACGACTCGATCCGGACCCCCTCCCGGGTGTTGCCCAGCACCGCACCGCCGTCGGAGACCAGGCCGATGAAGTTGCCCGAGACGATGTTGCCGGAGGCGTTCGGGCCGGCGATCCGGACCCCGGCCCCCTCGTTGGCGGGGATGACGTTGCGGCGATCGTCGTCCTGGGCGCCGATCCGGTTCGAGGGGGCATCATTCAGGAAGACGCCGTCGCCTCCGTTGCCGGGATCCCCGGCGCCGAAGAGGAAGCCGCCGCCGGGGGCCGCACCGATGTAATTCCCGTCGATCCGGTTGCGGGTCGCCCCCGGGCCGACGAGCCGGACGCCGTGGCTGCCGTTCGCGGAGATCACGTTGCCGGAGCCGGGGACCGGGCCGCCGATCGAGTGGCTCGACGAGAGCAAGCCGGGGGCCGATTCGATGAGCACCCCTTCGGCCCCGTTCCCGGCCTGGACGTAGACCTGCCCGATCGAGGGCCCGAGCACGCCGATCTGATTGCCGAAGATCTGGTGCCCTTCGGAATTCGGCGGCAGGTAGATCCCCCGGCCCCCGCTCAGGGTGATCGTGTTGTTTTCCTGGGGGTTGAAGCCGCCGACGGTGGTGTTCGTGCCGTTGACGACCACCCCGTCTCCCGTGTTCCCGACCCCGGCGAAGACGATGTTGTCGGGCGCCGGGAGGGGGTCTCCCGTCTGGAGGTCGACCAGATAGCGGAAGTACCCGCCGATGCTGTTGCCCTGGATGCGGTTGCCGGCGTTCTCCCGGCGGGGGACGACGATGCCGTCGTGGAAGCCGGTGATGACCAGGCCCCGGACGTCGCTGTCGGAGGCGTCGATTACCAGGCCGGTCGGCGTCGGGAAGGCGGAGCGGTCGATCGTGCTGCCGTCGATGATGACCCGGATCTGGGCGTTGTTGCCGTCGAGGGCGGGGATCGAATTGGGGTCCGAGGTGACGAGGGAGGGCTCGTCGACGTCCTCGGGGTAGAAGAACGAGAGCGGCGTGTCGGCCTGGGAGAAGCCGTCGATCGTCGTCGTGTCGGTCAGGGCGGGGAGCGGGCTGGCCAGCTCGATCCGCCAGGTCTGCGAGGACAGGTCGAACCCCGGGACCGGCACGTCGCGGCCGGGGGCGTTCGAGGTGGGGATGGCGAAGGCGACCTCGTCGGCGCCGGGGCTCTCGTTGGCCCCCAGGATCGCCTGCCGGAGCGTGCCGGGCCCCGAATCCGCCGTGTTGGTGACGACGAACGTCGCGAGGAGACGACGGTGCTCGACGCGTTCCACTCCGGGCCGGAACGCCCGTCGGCGACCCTTCCCGCCGCCGGTCTGGCCGCTCATGGTGTTCCTCCGCCTCCCTACGACACCCCGAATGCCGGGACTCGGCCGGGACCGACGCGAGATCCCGGGTCCCCTCGGGCAAGCTTATCCCGCCGATCGCGCCGACGACGGCGGAAGGCCGACGACTTGCCCGCCATGAGCCGTTTATTCAGGCGACCCCGATCCGGCGGGCCCGAGGACGCCCTCGACCGGCACGACCGGCCCCCGACGGGAGGGGCAGGACCCATCACGGGCCGGGTTCCCCGAATCCGACGGGTTTGCCGGGGATTGGGATCGGTGGGGTCGCACGACGGGCTCGGCTCGCCGACGCGAGGGCGAGGGCGAGGGCGAGCGGTCCGGGGGCCCGGTCTCCCCACGAAGGGTCAGCGGACGGGACGCCCGCCTTCGTCGGCGGTCGCCTCGATCTCGGCTCGCTGCCCGGCGACGATCCGGTGCAGGCGGATCGAGGAGGCCGGGTCCTCCAGGTCGATCCGGAACTCGTCGATCTCGTCGAACACCGGTACCGAGATGGTGTGGCCCTGGCCCGTCGGCGCGAAGACGCTCCGGCTGCGCTCGTCGTACGAGTAGCCGTCTCGGCCTCGGATCCGCCAGAAGACGGTCACCGGCACCAGGCCCCTCGTCGGGTGCCCGAACGTCGAATGCAGGGTGATCCGGCCGACGAAGGCGGGGCGATCCAGACGGAAGACAAGGTGCGGATCCTCCCCATCCCCCTCCCCCCGAGACTCGGCCGGATCCCAGCCCATCTGGTGGATCGACGCCGGCTCGACCGGCAATCCCACCTCGACGAAGTGGTGCTCGGGGGCCCGGGGCAGTTCGGCCCAGGACAGCGCGATCTCCGGCCGGAAGTCATCCCCCCCCACGAAGGTAAGCGACCGGACCGGGTCGGCCTCCCCCTCCCCGAAGAGGGAACGGACGCCGGCCTCGTCGACCGGCAGGTCGCTGGCGAGGAAGCCGCCCCCGGCGTTCTGCCAGACGAGCTGGTGGACCCGGGTCGACCCGTCGAGGTACTCCACCCGGACCCCGGGCGGCTCGACCTTGAAGAGGTAGGAGCGGAGCTTCGAGAGCGGGGCCAGCTCGAATCGGGCCCGGGCCACGACCGGGCCGTCGACCCCCGTCGGCAGCCCCCACCGCTCGCCGAAGCCGATCGTCCGGGAGCCCAGCACCCGGGCCTCCCCGGGATCCCAACGCGGCCGCCCCCTGCGTTGCATCAGGGTGAGGCCCGGACGCTGGTCGACCACGTCATAGCAGCGGAACAGCTCGAGCCAGGTCCGGGAGTCGACGAGCGTCGGGTGTTGCACGGCGACCTCGCCCCCCCGGCCGACGCTGCCGATCCCGGCGTGCGAGTAGAGGACGAAGCGGGGGCCGTCGGCGGAGCCGTAGAGCCGGGCGCCGACGCGGTCGAGGGCCGGGGCGTAGGCATTGTACGATTGCAGCGCGTACCTCGGCCGCCAGTTCAGGCCGTTGGCCGAGACCAGCGACAGGTCCCACGGGAAGACGTCCACCGTCTCGGCCCCGATCCGCTCCCGAATCCCCGGGGGGAGGCGGAGGGACGCTCGCAGGTCGTCGTCGATCCGGCGGATCTCCGCGCGGGTCCGCCCGAGGTCTGCGAGCGAGGCGGCATTGTGGGCCCCCTTGGTCAGCATCGCGCCGGGGTCCATCGGCAGCAGCGACCCGACGGCCAGCAGGACCGCCGCCGCCGCCGCGGATCGGAGCAGCTCGGCCCTCCTCCCCGCCTCCCGACCCCCGACCAGGGCCATCGCCACCAGGGCGGGGATGCCGCAGGCGTACTCGGCGAGGTGGCCGGAGTCGTGCCGGACGATCGACCCCTTGTACAGGCCGAAGATCGGCAGCAGGGCGATGGCCAGCGCCGGGGCGGCCCGCCATGACCGGGCCAGGCCGACCGACGCCCAGGCCGCCACCCCGATCATGATCGCCGAGAGCCGCAGGACCTCGCCCGGTGGCCCCTCCGACGCCATCTGGAGCGAGAACCCCTTGGAGATCCGGGCACTCGAGGCCAGGAACGCCGGGAACCCGCCGAGCGGACCGCCGTAGATCCGGAACAGGAGCAGCAGCGTCGCCAGGTAGGCGGCCGCCAGCGTCGCCAGCCCCCGGAGGCGGGGGGTGCTGCGGTCTCGACGAAGCTCCAGCAGGCCCCAGAGGCCGATCGCACCCGCCCCCACGAACCCGACGTTGAACTTCGCCAGCAGCGCCACCGCCGCGACGACCACACCCGGCCACGCCCAGGCCAGACGCCGGGAGTCATACGCCAGGACCACGAACCCGACGATCGAGGCCAGCATCAGGTTCGAGAGCGACGAGTTCCAGTCGTAGCCCCCGTCGAACTGAATCCCCGCATAGGACGCCGACGCCAGGAAGAGCAGCGGCCGGACCGCCCCCCGGACCCGCATGAGCAGCCCGGCCACCGAGGCCCACCACAGGGCGGTCAGGGCAAGCCTCAGGCCGATCGCGTGCCCGAGATTCGGGCCGATGTCCAGCGGCTTCAGCGCGAAGCCGAGCGGGCCGTAGGTGAAGGCCACGTCCCGGCCGAACTGGAACCGATCCCCCGCCGCCAGCAGGTTCAGGGCGACCACCCAGGAGCCGTCCAGGCCCGCCCCCATCGGCGAGAGCACCGGGGGGACCGTCAACGCCGCCAGGCCCCCGATCAGGGCGAACCTCCAGGCGATCCCCGCCCGGGAGACCGGGACCGCGATCGCCGTCCTGGCTGCCGAGTCATCCGGCATCGATCGATCTCCCCTTGCCGGGGCTGCCCGGCCCCGGCCGGCCGGCACGCGACGCCCGCCGCCCCGACCACGGACGCTCCCGGCCCCGGCGCCGCGGCTCCATCATTCGAGGAGACGCAGCACCTACCCCATAACCCCCCGCTCGTCAATCGCAACCCCGTCCCGCTCCGCACCGCACCGCCGACCCCCCGAGCACCCCGGGGCCGTCCCAACTCATTCGCAAGGGTCCGATCGGTGAGCTAGGGTCGAGCGTCCGGCCCCCCGATCGACCCCGCTCCGGCACCACATGGCCGCCGGGGCCGTCTCGGGCGATCATGCGACCCGGACGGGCGTGTTGCCTCGGGGCAACGTCGGCCTGAATCTTCCTTGAACTATACAAAAGTCCACACTAGGCTTCACTGGCGACGCGAGCGGAGGCGTCACGCCGCGAGACGGGCGGGGCGGTCGGGCCGCGGGATCGCATCAGTCGGGGGGCACCACCGTGACGAAGGTGAAGGCCTGGACCAGCGGCGAGTCGGGAGAGCCGGGGTTCGCCGAGGCGTTCGAGGTCGCCAGGAAGGCGGTGCTGCAAGTCACGGACATCAAGACGAACCGGAACAAGTACTACGCCATCGAGTTGCACTCGGCCGAGGGGTGCGAGTACCGCTTCCGGGTCTTCACCCACTACGGCCGGACCGACGACCTGGAGACCAATCCGGACGCCGGCCAGAAGGAGTGCCGCTACTTCTCGTCGCTCGCCGAGGCCGAGTCCTGCTTCCAGCAGATCTACCGGCAGAAGACCTCGGCGTCGAAGGGCTATCGGGAGGTGGCGCTGGCCTCGACCAGGATCGGCTCCCACCAGGCCCGGGGCACCGGCGCCGGCGAGATCGACGCGAAGACCCTGG carries:
- a CDS encoding DUF1501 domain-containing protein; translation: MAADAPWNVPSRRDWFRQMGRGLNASALAYLLAGDLGSRAASGRASDGGGPIHDLSPKTPHLEPRAKSVIQLFMPGGPSSIDLFDPKPLVKAYEGKPYPGVVDTLVPANAGNLMPSPFKFTRHGESGIEVSELMPLLAGCVDLMTFIRSMKTEHLNHEPAIWMFNSGMIIPGRPSMGSWVVYGLGTENRDLPAYVALDDPKGMPLDGIRNWAAGWLPPIYQGTRIRSEGAPLPNLSPAFDGPEAAQRGRLRLLAEMAEEHRLGRPGEAELDARISSYELAARMQLSATSALDLDGEPEETRRLYGLDDERTASFGRRCLMARRLVERGVRFVQLFTEGVIWDHHGRIFDGLRDACAGIDRPIAGLMIDLQRRGLLDDTLVLWGGEFGRLPISENGDGRDHNPLGFTLWMAGGGLKPGHVHGATDEFGYKAVEGEVTVPDLHATILRLLGLDHARLTYPVHGLDESLISTLYQARVVEEILA
- a CDS encoding Calx-beta domain-containing protein — translated: MSGQTGGGKGRRRAFRPGVERVEHRRLLATFVVTNTADSGPGTLRQAILGANESPGADEVAFAIPTSNAPGRDVPVPGFDLSSQTWRIELASPLPALTDTTTIDGFSQADTPLSFFYPEDVDEPSLVTSDPNSIPALDGNNAQIRVIIDGSTIDRSAFPTPTGLVIDASDSDVRGLVITGFHDGIVVPRRENAGNRIQGNSIGGYFRYLVDLQTGDPLPAPDNIVFAGVGNTGDGVVVNGTNTTVGGFNPQENNTITLSGGRGIYLPPNSEGHQIFGNQIGVLGPSIGQVYVQAGNGAEGVLIESAPGLLSSSHSIGGPVPGSGNVISANGSHGVRLVGPGATRNRIDGNYIGAAPGGGFLFGAGDPGNGGDGVFLNDAPSNRIGAQDDDRRNVIPANEGAGVRIAGPNASGNIVSGNFIGLVSDGGAVLGNTREGVRIESSATGNTVGGGNVISGNLRGVIITGETSGGNVVSDNFIGSDADGVGDLGNALEGVLIESSSGNRVTGDGDGSQILSGNNVGLAIVGPSSSGTVATGNFIGTDTSGTLELNNSLQGVLIVNSPRNTLGAPGDSNRNLISSNHWGVEIAGAEATGNVLQNNIIGTDITGDLPFSSEIDGVLIRLGASDNLVGGPQPEQGNVIAFSRRDGVRIEDDSIGNTILTNSIFENAGLGIHLVPTGGPGPGPNFLRPAPTITLVRSSVGFTNIQGTLMSVPLTTFRIQFFANATPDPSGRGEGERYLGETTVTTDAAGFVSYSADVAGAVQPGEFVTATATDPVGNTSEFSVGVAEQLGTVQFSMSVFVVQESSGAALVVVTRLGGSGGQASVDYATGGGTATPDVDYEPVSGTLTFDIGVDQQTFTVPLLDDELGEAEETVGLLLSSPAGAATLGIPSNATLRLVDDDQPGNVFFGMESYVVDETAGEATIAVSRSAGGGTVTVPYATTGGSAVPGVDYVPVSGTITFGPGETVRTFTVPVLFNGASSVTTSVGLAIGQPTGGAGLGEPSMATLTITNLDVPQVTSISAAADRRGFLRIVLGFNRDMIASRAEDLRNYGYSVQVPGHNRRIGTRRDLLIPLAPPQYDPATRTVTLTTLRPIRPGTPVLVLVNQVTDVPGAGVGVADERGILLDGNDDGIPGGTFSATLRSPRPTFTPRPRFEFPGLGTSSTWADRLREARLRSGRG